One segment of Danaus plexippus chromosome 10, MEX_DaPlex, whole genome shotgun sequence DNA contains the following:
- the LOC116766896 gene encoding collagen alpha-1(I) chain-like has protein sequence MYLFFLGVLLLGCVNANNDAEYVNVKSVKGGHRGFHYNPTANYPNFYNGSRGQYGGYDMRYNMTHGYGSLNTTAIRRVDYEVGVCYIEVPTATLVRNPAQVPMGNGSRPDLSRIRSCCKGYIRNIHNSQICDPVCSKECVNALCTAPETCSCFPDHVKNLAGFCIPICPIGCQNGHCSGGECLCKPGFKLDSESKYCIPTCRENCGGIGNCTNLNVCECKSGYQSTPEGNCRPVCSKCNGDCVAPNDCRCKPGYALDQQGQCTPQCPQGCGPNSRCISPNVCDQNGSVQPHQPGNLYPLYPGQQINKTVPANNTYPGQIYIQNSTSFQERGDQLFTDSQIYNSSTHSGQDGIQKPSGYQPGQQGYPGMSQYPNPNGQNRYPNQPGSNEKPEYRPIPQRPGQSGYQPGQQRYPGQSGYPGQSEYPGQSGYPEQSGSPGQSGSPGQSGSPGQSGSPGQSGSPGQSGYPGQSGYPGQSGYPGQSGYPGQSGYPGQPGYPGLYPGQPGYPGQYPGQPGYPGQYPGQPGYPGQYENPRQYEFPRQPEPFLYPDQPGYRPGYPGPSRPGPQENPRQSEYPDLPGYRLPSGYPVSADQRHPNNQNQTSYPINQGNQNSSTQPQYQGQPDHNAPSGINGKSLYPSYPPSNGLSGYGQQTNTDNDQCDQPCINGVCSQGLCRCKPGYIMDVNDVTQSRCLPNCPGGCPNGVCSAPHFCICNPGYHKDTSVKGRQNCVKRIRRSINELLD, from the exons atgtatttgttttttctcGGGGTTCTGTTGCTGGGCTGCGTAAACGCGAATAATGATGCCgaatatgtaaatgttaaatCCGTCAAAGGTGGTCATCGGGGCTTTCATTACAACCCAACAGCCAACTACCCCAA CTTCTACAATGGCAGCAGGGGTCAGTACGGCGGATATGACATGCGTTACAACATGACACATGGTTATGGGTCCCTCAACACTACTGCCATACGCCGAGTTGACTATGAAGTCGGTGTTTGCTACATTGAAGTACC aacTGCCACCTTAGTGCGTAATCCAGCTCAAGTTCCTATGGGCAATGGT tcGCGACCTGACCTCAGCCGTATCAGAAGCTGTTGTAAAGGCTACATACGAAACATCCACAACTCTCAAATTTGTGATCCAGTATGCTCCAAGGAATGCGTCAATGCGCTTTGTACTGCACCCGAGACATGCTCGTGTTTCCCTGATCATGTGAAAAATTTGGCTGGATTTTGCATACCCATTTGCCCTATAGGATGCCAGAACGGTCATTGCAGTGGTGGTGAGTGTTTGTGCAAGCCCGGCTTTAAATTGGACTCTGAAAGCAAGTATTGTATTCCAACTTGCAGAGAAAACTGTGGAGGTATAG GTAATTGTACCAACTTGAATGTTTGTGAATGCAAGTCCGGCTACCAATCTACCCCCGAGGGTAATTGCAGGCCTGTTTGTAGTAAATGCAACGGCGATTGTGTCGCGCCCAACGACTGTCGGTGCAAGCCTGGCTATGCATTAGATCAACAAGGCCAATGTACTCCACAATGTCCTCA ggGATGTGGACCCAACAGCCGATGCATTAGTCCGAATGTTTGCGACCAAAATGGATCTGTTCAACCACACCAACCCGGAAACCTTTACCCATTGTATCCTGGacaacagataaataaaacagtgcCCGCAAACAACACATATCCAggtcaaatatatatacaaaatagtaCCAGTTTTCAAGAAAGAGGAGATCAGCTCTTTACTGACAGTCAAATCTACAATAGCAGTACTCATTCAGGTCAAGATGGCATTCAAAAACCTTCAGGTTATCAACCAGGACAGCAGGGATACCCAGGAATGTCTCAATATCCAAATCCGAATGGGCAAAACAGATACCCCAACCAACCAGGTTCCAATGAAAAACCTGAATATCGACCAATACCTCAACGTCCAGGCCAATCTGGCTATCAACCAGGGCAGCAAAGATACCCTGGACAATCTGGGTATCCTGGACAATCTGAATATCCTGGACAGTCTGGATATCCTGAACAATCTGGATCTCCTGGACAATCTGGGTCTCCTGGACAATCTGGGTCTCCTGGACAGTCTGGGTCACCTGGACAATCTGGGTCTCCTGGACAGTCTGGATATCCTGGACAGTCTGGATATCCTGGACAGTCTGGATACCCTGGACAGTCTGGATACCCTGGACAGTCTGGATATCCTGGACAGCCTGGATATCCCGGACTGTACCCAGGACAACCCGGATATCCCGGGCAGTACCCTGGACAACCCGGATATCCCGGGCAGTACCCTGGACAACCCGGATATCCTGGGCAATATGAAAATCCACGACAATATGAATTTCCAAGACAACCCGAACCTTTCTTATACCCTGATCAACCAGGATACCGCCCTGGCTATCCGGGACCATCTAGACCTGGGCCTCAAGAAAACCCTAGGCAATCTGAATATCCTGACCTACCTGGATATAGGTTACCTTCTGGATATCCCGTGTCAGCTGATCAACGACATCCTAATAACCAAAATCAAACCTCTTACCCCATAAATCAAGGAAATCAAAATAGTTCTACTCAACCTCAGTACCAAGGCCAGCCAGATCACAATGCACCATCTGGAATAAATGGAAAATCTTTATACCCTAGTTACCCTCCAAGTAATGGGTTATCAGGATATGGCCAGCAGACGAACACCGACAATGATCAATGTGACCAGCCTTGTATTAATGGTGTCTGTAGTCAAGGACTTTGTCGTTGTAAGCCTGGATATATTATGGACGTGAATGACGTAACACAGTCCAG ATGTCTGCCAAACTGTCCTGGTGGATGCCCGAACGGCGTGTGCTCAGCGCCGCACTTCTGTATCTGCAACCCCGGATATCACAAGGACACAAGTGTCAAAGGGCGGCAAAACTGCGTCAAAAGAATCCGCCGCTCTATCAACGAACTATTGGACTAA
- the LOC116766763 gene encoding mucin-2 isoform X1, with the protein MVSKWSWGGQTIWCVVVGLVLEVTALSGPNVCMVQQKYNITKRVKYRAPMSVRTYEWCFAMPPRCSKWSTEMRELTRLETGERIAEVAVCCPGYKMRDVTCVPICPSGKMGNNCSEDCPADKWGPNCAKDCGECNNGYCDSITGECECDEGWQGESCQVRMPTTSPPALMEKLLTTTKSTVQTLATSVPTTLTTISTSIMQILSTSKPSLSSSIFVTTSTEKTENTPKTSTSQTTITSVVNPTLSYENVTPSTTLWVDNKEKFLKTTVTNFIYNRTETSEAGTSSTFPPEHVTSTSESRISKNTTISMSSLSSTYAPTTITTLLTVPVTIPSSTTTALKTSSTTTINVTEPSTIEHTTTAPSTITSVTPTVSSTVKRNSTTTEPKINTVLTVEKEIRAEPTPKIETTTKNQSTSVKFKPKEIWIKPSQKGESIFLDTKFKTNHEMKHKITGNKSEVLSENTTPKTIIVSIIPTSISHATFKKIALTTATYSIQRTNITTKPFSKTEQGYTKSMAHKPSTALPFTIKILSPFIEKNETSAKTTHHLPRNNTEHNTFQPTSKKYAINTTHSETSTSVTKSKLNTGLATSRTTNSMLFVESKNMTSSTISAKISSTNHQTLHRNSSHVITTPPLVFKRLKAASAKIEAVNKTTKADLNTNITDKGIATIKTTEKPVKMPAVTERTNSTKRNASKILNFNRITTQETTEDETFHILTEPEHITAVMSDRERDHTSLDLISVISIAGGVMMAVITVAVVIVMIERCKRHRYDDVRKINDIRMQVIMDNNDEPPPYVRSIFHTPLPEPPTTDRNHYQPISTLDRNLKQFMRPVVVQAISPVMLENFRGILECHYDHLPHTNQDFGTIPVRCSVASSMKYDEKLLRQRPLSVADYTIDSLKCEAKLDVIDCTTSEPLYAEIPCWRPPSEHAIEVVNLNGEAVTEL; encoded by the exons ATGGTGTCAAAATGGAGCTGGGGTGGACAAACCATATGGTGCGTGGTGGTGGGACTAGTGTTGGAAGTGACAGCTCTCAGTGGACCTAATGTGTGCATGGTGCAACAGAA atataatataaccAAACGCGTCAAATACCGCGCGCCCATGTCCGTTCGGACTTACGAGTGGTGTTTTGCGATGCCGCCAAGGTGTTCAAAGTGGAGTACCGAGATGAGAGAGCTCACCAGACTCGAG ACCGGTGAACGTATAGCAGAAGTGGCGGTGTGTTGTCCCGGGTACAAAATGAGGGATGTTACCTGTGTACCTATATGTCCCAGCGGGAAAATGGGAAACAATTGCTCTGAGG ACTGTCCCGCAGACAAATGGGGTCCAAACTGTGCCAAGGATTGCGGTGAGTGCAACAACGGATACTGCGACTCGATCACAGGAGAGTGTGAATGTGACGAGGGATGGCAAGGTGAGAG TTGTCAAGTCCGCATGCCAACAACATCTCCGCCCGCCTTGATGGAAAAATTACTAACAACCACTAAATCTACTGTTCAAACTCTTGCGACCTCTGTGCCCACTACTTTGACCACTATAAGTACATCCATAATGCAAATATTATCAACTTCAAAGCCGTCATTATCTTCGTCGATATTCGTAACAACGTCAACCGAAAAGACTGAAAATACTCCTAAGACGTCCACATCACAAACCACAATTACTTCAGTTGTTAATCCAACCCTTTcatatgaaaatgttacaCCTTCAACGACATTGTGGGttgataataaagaaaaatttcttaaaacaacagttacaaattttatctACAATAGAACGGAAACTTCAGAGGCAGGTACGTCCTCTACCTTTCCACCAGAGCATGTAACATCGACTTCTGAATCaagaatatcaaaaaatactaCAATTTCCATGTCTTCTTTGAGTTCAACTTATGCTCCAACAACTATTACTACTTTATTAACAGTCCCAGTAACTATCCCATCATCGACGACTACAGCCTTAAAAACATCTAGTACCACTACTATCAATGTCACCGAACCCAGTACAATTGAGCATACCACCACTGCACCTTCAACAATCACCTCTGTTACACCTACTGTGAGTTCTACTGTTAAACGAAATTCAACTACAACAGAACCAAAGATAAATACAGTGTTGACTGTTGAAAAAGAAATCAGAGCGGAACCTACTCCTAAAATTGAAACTACAACGAAGAATCAATCTACATCAGTTAAATTTAAGCCAAAAGAAATTTGGATAAAACCATCACAAAAAGGTGAATCTATTTTTCTCGAcacaaaattcaaaacaaatcacgaaatgaaacataaaataactgGAAATAAATCTGAAGTTTTGTCAGAAAATACGACACCAAAGACAATCATCGTTTCGATAATACCGACGTCAATATCCCACGcaacttttaaaaagataGCACTAACTACTGCAACATACTCAATCCAAAGAACAAATATTACAACGAAGCCTTTCAGTAAGACAGAACAAGGCTATACTAAGTCCATGGCTCATAAGCCCTCAACTGCTCTTCCGTttacaatcaaaattttatctccttttattgaaaaaaatgagACCTCGGCTAAAACAACACATCATCTGCCACGGAATAACACAGAGCATAATACATTTCAACCaacatcaaaaaaatatgcaattaaTACAACTCACTCGGAGACGTCTACTTCTGTTACCAAATCAAAGTTGAATACAGGTTTAGCCACTAGTAGAACAACTAACAGCATGTTATTCGTAGAAAGCAAGAATATGACCTCTTCTACTATATCTGCAAAAATATCTTCGACTAACCACCAAACTTTACATCGAAATTCTTCTCACGTTATAACTACTCCGCCATTAGTATTCAAAAGGCTTAAAGCTGCATCAGCAAAGATTGAGGCGGTGAACAAAACTACCAAGGCGGATCTTAACACTAACATAACAGATAAAGGTATAGCAACAATTAAAACTACTGAAAAACCTGTGAAAATGCCTGCCGTCACAGAAAGGACTAATAGTACTAAAAGGAATGCatcaaaaatcttaaattttaatagaataacaaCACAAGAGACAACTGAAGATGaaacttttcatattttaacagAACCTGAGCATATCACTGCCGTGATGAGTGATAGGGAAAGAGATCATACTTCGCTAGATCTAATATCTGTGATAAGTATCGCAGGAGGAGTTATGATGGCTGTTATAACAGTAGCAGTCGTCATCGTCATGATAGAGAGGTGTAAGAGACACAGATACGATGACGTGAGGAAAATCAATGACATACGAATGCAAGTCATCATGGACAATAACGATGAGCCTCCTCCCTATGTTAGAAGTATATTCCATACACCATTACCag aacctCCTACTACGGATAGAAATCATTATCAACCAATATCGACCTTagatagaaatttaaaacaattcatgCGGCCTGTCGTTGTTCAAGCCATTTCACCGGTAATGTTGGAGAACTTCAGAG GAATTTTAGAATGTCATTACGACCACTTACCACACACTAATCAAGATTTTGGAACCATACCTGTCCGATGCTCTGTCGCGTCATCTATGAAGTACGATGAGAAACTTCTTAGACAACGACCTCTTTCGGTTGCGGATTACACTATCGATTCATTAAAGTGTGAGGCGAAACTGGACGTTATTGACTGTACGACATCTGAACCATTATATGCAGAAATTCCTTGCTGGAGACCTCCATCTGAACACGCTATAGAAGTTGTTAACTTGAACGGGGAAGCTGTAACGGAATTATGA
- the LOC116766763 gene encoding uncharacterized protein LOC116766763 isoform X3: MVSKWSWGGQTIWCVVVGLVLEVTALSGPNVCMVQQKYNITKRVKYRAPMSVRTYEWCFAMPPRCSKWSTEMRELTRLETGERIAEVAVCCPGYKMRDVTCVPICPSGKMGNNCSEDCPADKWGPNCAKDCGECNNGYCDSITGECECDEGWQGESCQVRMPTTSPPALMEKLLTTTKSTVQTLATSVPTTLTTISTSIMQILSTSKPSLSSSIFVTTSTEKTENTPKTSTSQTTITSVVNPTLSYENVTPSTTLWVDNKEKFLKTTVTNFIYNRTETSEAEPEHITAVMSDRERDHTSLDLISVISIAGGVMMAVITVAVVIVMIERCKRHRYDDVRKINDIRMQVIMDNNDEPPPYVRSIFHTPLPEPPTTDRNHYQPISTLDRNLKQFMRPVVVQAISPVMLENFRGILECHYDHLPHTNQDFGTIPVRCSVASSMKYDEKLLRQRPLSVADYTIDSLKCEAKLDVIDCTTSEPLYAEIPCWRPPSEHAIEVVNLNGEAVTEL, translated from the exons ATGGTGTCAAAATGGAGCTGGGGTGGACAAACCATATGGTGCGTGGTGGTGGGACTAGTGTTGGAAGTGACAGCTCTCAGTGGACCTAATGTGTGCATGGTGCAACAGAA atataatataaccAAACGCGTCAAATACCGCGCGCCCATGTCCGTTCGGACTTACGAGTGGTGTTTTGCGATGCCGCCAAGGTGTTCAAAGTGGAGTACCGAGATGAGAGAGCTCACCAGACTCGAG ACCGGTGAACGTATAGCAGAAGTGGCGGTGTGTTGTCCCGGGTACAAAATGAGGGATGTTACCTGTGTACCTATATGTCCCAGCGGGAAAATGGGAAACAATTGCTCTGAGG ACTGTCCCGCAGACAAATGGGGTCCAAACTGTGCCAAGGATTGCGGTGAGTGCAACAACGGATACTGCGACTCGATCACAGGAGAGTGTGAATGTGACGAGGGATGGCAAGGTGAGAG TTGTCAAGTCCGCATGCCAACAACATCTCCGCCCGCCTTGATGGAAAAATTACTAACAACCACTAAATCTACTGTTCAAACTCTTGCGACCTCTGTGCCCACTACTTTGACCACTATAAGTACATCCATAATGCAAATATTATCAACTTCAAAGCCGTCATTATCTTCGTCGATATTCGTAACAACGTCAACCGAAAAGACTGAAAATACTCCTAAGACGTCCACATCACAAACCACAATTACTTCAGTTGTTAATCCAACCCTTTcatatgaaaatgttacaCCTTCAACGACATTGTGGGttgataataaagaaaaatttcttaaaacaacagttacaaattttatctACAATAGAACGGAAACTTCAGAGGCAG AACCTGAGCATATCACTGCCGTGATGAGTGATAGGGAAAGAGATCATACTTCGCTAGATCTAATATCTGTGATAAGTATCGCAGGAGGAGTTATGATGGCTGTTATAACAGTAGCAGTCGTCATCGTCATGATAGAGAGGTGTAAGAGACACAGATACGATGACGTGAGGAAAATCAATGACATACGAATGCAAGTCATCATGGACAATAACGATGAGCCTCCTCCCTATGTTAGAAGTATATTCCATACACCATTACCag aacctCCTACTACGGATAGAAATCATTATCAACCAATATCGACCTTagatagaaatttaaaacaattcatgCGGCCTGTCGTTGTTCAAGCCATTTCACCGGTAATGTTGGAGAACTTCAGAG GAATTTTAGAATGTCATTACGACCACTTACCACACACTAATCAAGATTTTGGAACCATACCTGTCCGATGCTCTGTCGCGTCATCTATGAAGTACGATGAGAAACTTCTTAGACAACGACCTCTTTCGGTTGCGGATTACACTATCGATTCATTAAAGTGTGAGGCGAAACTGGACGTTATTGACTGTACGACATCTGAACCATTATATGCAGAAATTCCTTGCTGGAGACCTCCATCTGAACACGCTATAGAAGTTGTTAACTTGAACGGGGAAGCTGTAACGGAATTATGA
- the LOC116766763 gene encoding uncharacterized protein LOC116766763 isoform X2 yields MVSKWSWGGQTIWCVVVGLVLEVTALSGPNVCMVQQKYNITKRVKYRAPMSVRTYEWCFAMPPRCSKWSTEMRELTRLETGERIAEVAVCCPGYKMRDVTCVPICPSGKMGNNCSEDCPADKWGPNCAKDCGECNNGYCDSITGECECDEGWQGESCQVRMPTTSPPALMEKLLTTTKSTVQTLATSVPTTLTTISTSIMQILSTSKPSLSSSIFVTTSTEKTENTPKTSTSQTTITSVVNPTLSYENVTPSTTLWVDNKEKFLKTTVTNFIYNRTETSEAGTSSTFPPEHVTSTSESRISKNTTISMSSLSSTYAPTTITTLLTVPVTIPSSTTTALKTSSTTTINVTEPSTIEHTTTAPSTITSVTPTVSSTVKRNSTTTEPKINTVLTVEKEIRAEPTPKIETTTKNQSTSVKFKPKEIWIKPSQKEPEHITAVMSDRERDHTSLDLISVISIAGGVMMAVITVAVVIVMIERCKRHRYDDVRKINDIRMQVIMDNNDEPPPYVRSIFHTPLPEPPTTDRNHYQPISTLDRNLKQFMRPVVVQAISPVMLENFRGILECHYDHLPHTNQDFGTIPVRCSVASSMKYDEKLLRQRPLSVADYTIDSLKCEAKLDVIDCTTSEPLYAEIPCWRPPSEHAIEVVNLNGEAVTEL; encoded by the exons ATGGTGTCAAAATGGAGCTGGGGTGGACAAACCATATGGTGCGTGGTGGTGGGACTAGTGTTGGAAGTGACAGCTCTCAGTGGACCTAATGTGTGCATGGTGCAACAGAA atataatataaccAAACGCGTCAAATACCGCGCGCCCATGTCCGTTCGGACTTACGAGTGGTGTTTTGCGATGCCGCCAAGGTGTTCAAAGTGGAGTACCGAGATGAGAGAGCTCACCAGACTCGAG ACCGGTGAACGTATAGCAGAAGTGGCGGTGTGTTGTCCCGGGTACAAAATGAGGGATGTTACCTGTGTACCTATATGTCCCAGCGGGAAAATGGGAAACAATTGCTCTGAGG ACTGTCCCGCAGACAAATGGGGTCCAAACTGTGCCAAGGATTGCGGTGAGTGCAACAACGGATACTGCGACTCGATCACAGGAGAGTGTGAATGTGACGAGGGATGGCAAGGTGAGAG TTGTCAAGTCCGCATGCCAACAACATCTCCGCCCGCCTTGATGGAAAAATTACTAACAACCACTAAATCTACTGTTCAAACTCTTGCGACCTCTGTGCCCACTACTTTGACCACTATAAGTACATCCATAATGCAAATATTATCAACTTCAAAGCCGTCATTATCTTCGTCGATATTCGTAACAACGTCAACCGAAAAGACTGAAAATACTCCTAAGACGTCCACATCACAAACCACAATTACTTCAGTTGTTAATCCAACCCTTTcatatgaaaatgttacaCCTTCAACGACATTGTGGGttgataataaagaaaaatttcttaaaacaacagttacaaattttatctACAATAGAACGGAAACTTCAGAGGCAGGTACGTCCTCTACCTTTCCACCAGAGCATGTAACATCGACTTCTGAATCaagaatatcaaaaaatactaCAATTTCCATGTCTTCTTTGAGTTCAACTTATGCTCCAACAACTATTACTACTTTATTAACAGTCCCAGTAACTATCCCATCATCGACGACTACAGCCTTAAAAACATCTAGTACCACTACTATCAATGTCACCGAACCCAGTACAATTGAGCATACCACCACTGCACCTTCAACAATCACCTCTGTTACACCTACTGTGAGTTCTACTGTTAAACGAAATTCAACTACAACAGAACCAAAGATAAATACAGTGTTGACTGTTGAAAAAGAAATCAGAGCGGAACCTACTCCTAAAATTGAAACTACAACGAAGAATCAATCTACATCAGTTAAATTTAAGCCAAAAGAAATTTGGATAAAACCATCACAAAAAG AACCTGAGCATATCACTGCCGTGATGAGTGATAGGGAAAGAGATCATACTTCGCTAGATCTAATATCTGTGATAAGTATCGCAGGAGGAGTTATGATGGCTGTTATAACAGTAGCAGTCGTCATCGTCATGATAGAGAGGTGTAAGAGACACAGATACGATGACGTGAGGAAAATCAATGACATACGAATGCAAGTCATCATGGACAATAACGATGAGCCTCCTCCCTATGTTAGAAGTATATTCCATACACCATTACCag aacctCCTACTACGGATAGAAATCATTATCAACCAATATCGACCTTagatagaaatttaaaacaattcatgCGGCCTGTCGTTGTTCAAGCCATTTCACCGGTAATGTTGGAGAACTTCAGAG GAATTTTAGAATGTCATTACGACCACTTACCACACACTAATCAAGATTTTGGAACCATACCTGTCCGATGCTCTGTCGCGTCATCTATGAAGTACGATGAGAAACTTCTTAGACAACGACCTCTTTCGGTTGCGGATTACACTATCGATTCATTAAAGTGTGAGGCGAAACTGGACGTTATTGACTGTACGACATCTGAACCATTATATGCAGAAATTCCTTGCTGGAGACCTCCATCTGAACACGCTATAGAAGTTGTTAACTTGAACGGGGAAGCTGTAACGGAATTATGA